The proteins below come from a single Corynebacterium glyciniphilum AJ 3170 genomic window:
- a CDS encoding resuscitation-promoting factor: MSPKKKSTLHRINSTSSVPLRAATGGMLAVLVVGGTVVATNHKDVTLDVNGEIMQASAMSGDIRGLLEDNDVEIDDRAMITPGLDEKVENDGTVTVRSARQVAVTVDGQLKDVDTTSLTVADLLSELGYEGNDASLSEGVGTQIPLEGMELNITTPRDFTLNDGNSGEEPARLSLAAATVGEALELRGTPLGKDDVVTPPADTPLTPGTHIEVHRVSTDEVTEERPFDPPVKVQEDPEKPEGEEEVLEEGSAGREKVTFKITKTNGEETDRVVVERTELEPATERVVVRGTKKGSSAAAVAGGSVWDELVQCEATGDWSANTGNGFSGGLQFTPSTWAAYGGTEYAPEAHMASREEQISVAEKVQAAQGWGAWPACTSKMGLR, from the coding sequence GTGTCCCCCAAGAAGAAGTCCACCCTGCATCGCATCAACAGCACCAGCTCGGTCCCGCTGCGCGCGGCGACCGGCGGCATGCTGGCGGTGCTGGTTGTCGGCGGCACCGTCGTCGCCACCAACCACAAGGACGTCACCTTGGACGTCAACGGCGAGATCATGCAGGCCAGCGCGATGTCGGGCGACATCCGCGGCCTGCTTGAGGACAACGACGTCGAGATCGACGACCGTGCCATGATCACCCCGGGGCTCGACGAGAAGGTGGAGAACGACGGCACCGTCACGGTCCGCTCGGCACGCCAGGTCGCGGTCACCGTCGACGGTCAGCTCAAGGACGTCGACACCACCTCGCTGACCGTGGCCGACCTGCTGTCGGAGCTGGGCTACGAGGGCAACGACGCCTCCCTGTCCGAGGGTGTGGGCACGCAGATCCCGCTCGAGGGCATGGAACTGAACATCACCACCCCGCGGGACTTCACCCTCAACGACGGCAACTCCGGCGAGGAGCCCGCGCGCCTGTCCCTGGCAGCGGCCACCGTGGGTGAGGCGCTGGAACTGCGCGGCACCCCGCTGGGCAAGGACGACGTCGTCACCCCGCCTGCCGACACCCCGCTGACCCCCGGCACCCACATCGAGGTTCACCGTGTCAGCACCGACGAGGTCACTGAGGAACGTCCGTTCGACCCGCCGGTGAAGGTCCAGGAGGACCCCGAGAAGCCTGAGGGCGAGGAGGAGGTCCTCGAGGAGGGCTCCGCCGGTCGGGAGAAAGTCACCTTCAAGATCACGAAGACCAACGGTGAGGAGACCGACCGCGTGGTCGTCGAGCGCACGGAACTTGAGCCGGCGACAGAGCGGGTCGTGGTGCGGGGTACCAAGAAGGGCTCCAGCGCCGCTGCCGTTGCCGGGGGATCGGTGTGGGATGAGCTGGTGCAGTGTGAGGCGACCGGTGACTGGTCGGCCAACACGGGCAACGGTTTCTCCGGTGGTCTCCAGTTCACCCCGTCCACCTGGGCGGCGTACGGCGGAACCGAGTACGCACCCGAGGCGCACATGGCGTCCCGCGAGGAGCAGATCTCCGTGGCGGAGAAGGTCCAGGCAGCACAAGGCTGGGGCGCATGGCCCGCCTGCACCTCGAAGATGGGCCTGCGCTAG
- the rsmA gene encoding 16S rRNA (adenine(1518)-N(6)/adenine(1519)-N(6))-dimethyltransferase RsmA, giving the protein MEPENSTGVRLLGPGEIRELAAELDVTPTKRLGQNFVIDPNTVRRIVSAAVVGSDDHVIEVGPGLGSLTLALLESVGSVTAVEVDPRLAGRLERTVSDHAPDRVADLAVVTADALSVHGEDLGAQSAPTALVANLPYNVSVPVLLHLLEAFPSIRRVLVMVQLEVADRLAAAPGNRVYGVPSVKAGFHGRVRKAGTIGKNVFWPAPKIDSGLVRIDRWVDADRPWQSTIDEMGEDALRREVFAITDAAFLQRRKTLRAALSGYFGSGPAAEKVLTDAGIDPRERGEKLDTAAFVDLAVASLASRSSGGGS; this is encoded by the coding sequence GTGGAACCAGAGAACAGCACCGGTGTCCGTCTGCTCGGCCCCGGCGAGATCCGGGAGTTGGCGGCGGAGCTTGACGTCACCCCGACGAAGCGGCTCGGCCAGAACTTCGTCATCGACCCCAACACGGTCCGCCGGATCGTCTCCGCGGCGGTGGTCGGCTCCGATGACCACGTCATCGAGGTGGGGCCGGGGCTGGGGTCGCTGACTCTGGCGTTGTTGGAATCCGTCGGCAGTGTCACTGCGGTGGAGGTAGACCCGCGGTTGGCTGGACGGCTGGAACGCACCGTCTCCGACCACGCCCCGGACCGGGTCGCCGATCTTGCTGTGGTCACGGCGGACGCCCTGTCGGTGCACGGAGAAGATCTCGGCGCGCAGTCGGCTCCGACGGCGCTGGTAGCGAATCTGCCGTACAACGTCTCGGTGCCCGTCCTACTGCACCTCCTGGAGGCCTTCCCGAGTATCCGACGGGTGCTGGTGATGGTGCAGCTGGAGGTCGCTGACCGCCTCGCCGCCGCCCCGGGCAACCGGGTCTACGGTGTACCCAGCGTGAAGGCGGGGTTCCACGGACGAGTGCGCAAAGCCGGCACCATCGGCAAGAACGTCTTCTGGCCGGCTCCGAAAATCGACTCGGGCCTCGTCCGGATCGACCGGTGGGTTGACGCGGACCGCCCGTGGCAGTCGACGATCGATGAGATGGGGGAGGATGCTCTGCGCCGGGAGGTATTCGCCATCACCGACGCCGCGTTCCTGCAGCGGCGGAAGACCTTGCGCGCCGCCCTTTCCGGGTACTTCGGCTCGGGCCCGGCGGCGGAGAAGGTCCTGACCGATGCGGGAATCGACCCCCGGGAACGCGGCGAGAAACTTGATACAGCGGCGTTCGTGGATCTGGCGGTGGCGTCGCTGGCGTCGCGGTCGTCGGGAGGCGGATCATGA
- a CDS encoding 4-(cytidine 5'-diphospho)-2-C-methyl-D-erythritol kinase produces MTAVDSAEFSLQGQSVTATAQGKVNLHLSVGDARDDGYHELVTVFQALDLTETVTLTVADIHEGVPAEMADLIGSFTVTGRDATKVPTGDDLADNLAVRGVLSVLEHYRDNLAGVPSATFPVLDIVVDKGVPVAGGMAGGSADAAAAMVATREILHGTGAVDTGFDRAPRPDDDTLAILAAGLGADVPFCLAGGTALGHGRGDVLVPVLTRGTYHWALAMDPRGLSTADVFARLDEQRSAAARGERPDQRAGGPEDAQRAILTGDVDVLAAHLDGAVVNDLQAPAISLSPDLRRTLAAGKDAGALACLVSGSGPTVAMLCRDRDHAVDVATALSSEGVGGRAVPTTTAASCRHGARIVSHV; encoded by the coding sequence ATGACTGCCGTAGACAGTGCCGAGTTTTCGCTGCAGGGGCAGTCTGTCACAGCGACGGCGCAGGGCAAGGTCAACCTGCACCTGTCCGTCGGCGACGCCCGCGACGACGGGTACCACGAACTGGTGACGGTATTCCAGGCACTCGACCTGACTGAGACCGTGACACTGACGGTCGCCGACATTCACGAGGGTGTGCCCGCCGAGATGGCGGATCTCATCGGCTCCTTCACCGTCACCGGCCGCGACGCTACCAAGGTCCCGACCGGCGATGACCTGGCAGATAACCTCGCTGTCCGTGGCGTCCTGTCCGTCCTGGAGCACTACCGGGATAATCTGGCGGGCGTGCCGTCGGCGACGTTTCCCGTCCTCGACATCGTGGTGGACAAGGGTGTGCCGGTGGCCGGTGGCATGGCCGGAGGCTCGGCGGACGCCGCGGCGGCGATGGTCGCCACCCGTGAGATCCTCCACGGCACGGGTGCCGTGGACACCGGTTTCGACCGCGCACCGCGACCTGACGATGACACGCTGGCGATTCTCGCCGCAGGACTCGGTGCAGACGTCCCATTCTGTCTGGCCGGTGGCACCGCACTCGGCCACGGCCGGGGAGACGTCCTGGTTCCTGTACTGACCCGGGGCACCTACCACTGGGCGTTGGCGATGGACCCGCGCGGACTGTCCACCGCCGACGTTTTTGCACGCCTTGACGAGCAGCGGTCCGCTGCCGCCCGGGGTGAGCGTCCTGACCAGCGTGCCGGCGGCCCCGAGGACGCACAACGTGCGATCCTCACTGGGGACGTGGACGTGCTCGCCGCGCATCTCGACGGTGCGGTCGTCAATGACCTGCAGGCACCGGCGATCAGCCTCAGTCCCGACCTGCGCCGTACCCTGGCGGCCGGCAAGGACGCCGGCGCGCTGGCGTGCCTGGTGTCCGGGTCCGGACCGACTGTGGCGATGCTCTGTCGCGACCGTGATCATGCGGTGGATGTCGCGACGGCGCTGTCCTCGGAAGGGGTCGGCGGACGTGCCGTCCCCACCACCACCGCGGCGTCCTGCCGCCACGGCGCACGTATCGTGTCCCACGTCTGA